In Streptomyces sp. NBC_00306, a single genomic region encodes these proteins:
- a CDS encoding sodium:solute symporter, whose product MAVDYAVIVVYLAGMLGMGWWGMRRAKSKSEFLVAGRRLGPTMYSGTMAAIVLGGASTIGGVGLGYKYGLSGAWMVFTIGLGLLALSVFFSARIARLKVYTVSEMLDLRYGGRAGLISGVVMWAYTLMLAVTSTIAYATIFDVLFDINRTASIILGGAIVVAYSTLGGMWSITLTDMVQFVVKTIGVLLLLLPIAVVKAGGFSEMKAKLPTEYFDPLGIGGETIFTYVLIYTFGMLIGQDIWQRVFTARSDKVARYGGTVAGTYCLVYALAGAVIGTAAKVLYPKLPNADDAFATIVKDELPMGVRGLVLAAALAAVMSTSSGALIACATVANNDIWSRLRGLTSRGAKEHGEADEVKDNRMFILAMGIAVICIAIALNNVVEALTVAYNLLVGGLLVPILGGLLWKRGTVAGALAAVIVGGLSVIGLMATYGILANEPIYYGLLASLAVYIVVSLVTPPTDEATLANWRERLAGRGGEEETPAEAAPVPS is encoded by the coding sequence ATGGCTGTCGACTACGCAGTGATCGTCGTCTATCTGGCCGGCATGCTCGGCATGGGCTGGTGGGGCATGCGCCGCGCCAAGTCCAAGAGTGAGTTCCTGGTCGCGGGCCGCCGCCTCGGCCCCACGATGTACTCGGGCACCATGGCCGCCATCGTCCTCGGCGGCGCCTCGACCATCGGCGGCGTCGGCCTCGGCTACAAGTACGGCCTCTCCGGCGCCTGGATGGTCTTCACCATCGGTCTCGGCCTGCTCGCGCTCTCCGTGTTCTTCTCCGCGCGGATCGCCCGGCTGAAGGTCTACACCGTCTCCGAGATGCTCGACCTGCGCTACGGCGGCCGGGCGGGCCTCATCTCCGGTGTCGTGATGTGGGCGTACACCCTGATGCTGGCGGTCACCTCGACCATCGCCTACGCCACGATCTTCGACGTCCTGTTCGACATCAACCGCACCGCGTCGATCATCCTCGGCGGCGCGATCGTCGTCGCGTACTCCACGCTCGGCGGCATGTGGTCGATCACCCTCACCGACATGGTGCAGTTCGTCGTGAAGACGATCGGTGTGCTGCTGCTCCTGCTGCCCATCGCGGTGGTCAAGGCCGGCGGCTTCAGCGAGATGAAGGCCAAGCTGCCCACCGAGTACTTCGACCCGCTGGGCATCGGCGGCGAGACGATCTTCACGTACGTCCTGATCTACACCTTCGGCATGCTGATCGGCCAGGACATCTGGCAGCGGGTGTTCACCGCGCGCAGCGACAAGGTCGCCCGCTACGGCGGCACCGTCGCCGGTACCTACTGCCTCGTCTACGCCCTCGCCGGCGCCGTGATCGGCACCGCGGCCAAGGTCCTCTACCCGAAGCTGCCCAACGCCGACGACGCCTTCGCGACCATCGTCAAGGACGAACTGCCCATGGGTGTGCGCGGTCTGGTGCTCGCCGCCGCCCTCGCCGCCGTCATGTCGACGTCGTCCGGCGCGCTCATCGCCTGCGCCACCGTCGCCAACAACGACATCTGGTCGCGGCTGCGGGGGCTCACCTCGCGCGGCGCCAAGGAACACGGCGAGGCCGACGAGGTCAAGGACAACCGCATGTTCATCCTGGCCATGGGCATCGCGGTCATCTGTATCGCCATCGCCCTGAACAACGTCGTCGAGGCCCTCACCGTCGCCTACAACCTGCTCGTCGGCGGGCTGCTGGTGCCGATCCTCGGCGGGCTGCTGTGGAAGCGCGGCACGGTCGCCGGCGCGCTGGCCGCGGTGATCGTCGGCGGTCTCTCGGTCATCGGTCTGATGGCGACGTACGGCATCCTCGCCAACGAGCCCATCTACTACGGGCTGCTCGCCTCGCTCGCGGTCTACATCGTCGTGAGCCTCGTGACCCCGCCGACCGACGAGGCGACGCTCGCGAACTGGCGCGAGCGGCTGGCGGGCCGCGGCGGCGAGGAAGAGACACCGGCCGAGGCCGCTCCGGTCCCCAGCTAA
- the speB gene encoding agmatinase, with product MSSNEQPRGPIDSSRIPRYAGPATFARLPRLDEVGTTDVAVVGVPFDAGVSYRPGARFGGNAIREASRLLRPYNPAQDASPFALAQVADAGDIAANPFNINEAVETIEAAADDLLGTGARMMTLGGDHTIALPLLRAVSKKHGPVALLHFDAHLDTWDTYFGAEYTHGTPFRRAVEEGILDTEALSHVGIRGPLYGKQDLTDDEKLGFGIVTSADVYRRGADEVADQLRARIGDRPLYISIDIDCLDPAHAPGTGTPEAGGMTSRELLEILRGLSSCNLVSADVVEVAPAYDHAEITSVAASHTAYELTTIMSRQIAAARETGGAK from the coding sequence ATGAGCAGCAACGAGCAGCCGCGCGGCCCGATCGACTCGTCCCGCATCCCGCGGTACGCCGGACCCGCCACGTTCGCCCGGCTGCCACGGCTCGACGAGGTCGGCACCACCGACGTCGCCGTCGTCGGTGTGCCCTTCGACGCCGGGGTCTCCTACCGTCCCGGCGCGCGCTTCGGCGGCAACGCCATCCGTGAGGCGTCGAGGCTCCTGCGCCCCTACAACCCGGCGCAGGACGCCTCGCCCTTTGCGCTCGCCCAGGTCGCCGACGCCGGCGACATCGCGGCGAACCCGTTCAACATCAACGAGGCCGTCGAGACCATCGAGGCCGCCGCCGACGACCTGCTCGGCACCGGCGCCCGGATGATGACCCTCGGCGGTGACCACACCATCGCGCTGCCGCTGCTGCGCGCCGTCTCCAAGAAGCACGGCCCGGTCGCGCTGCTGCACTTCGACGCGCATCTCGACACCTGGGACACGTACTTCGGCGCCGAGTACACGCACGGCACGCCGTTCCGCCGCGCCGTCGAGGAGGGCATCCTCGACACCGAGGCGCTCTCCCACGTCGGCATCCGCGGGCCGCTCTACGGCAAGCAGGACCTCACCGACGACGAGAAGCTCGGCTTCGGCATCGTCACCTCCGCCGACGTCTACCGCCGGGGCGCCGACGAGGTCGCCGACCAGCTGCGCGCCCGCATCGGCGACCGCCCGCTGTACATCTCGATCGACATCGACTGCCTCGACCCGGCGCACGCCCCCGGCACCGGCACCCCCGAGGCCGGCGGCATGACCTCCCGCGAGCTGCTGGAGATCCTGCGCGGCCTGTCCTCCTGCAACCTCGTCTCCGCCGACGTCGTCGAGGTCGCCCCCGCGTACGACCACGCCGAGATCACCTCCGTCGCCGCCTCCCACACGGCGTACGAGCTGACCACGATCATGTCCCGGCAGATCGCGGCCGCCCGCGAGACGGGCGGGGCGAAGTGA
- a CDS encoding sensor histidine kinase: MLLGLLRPLIRPVTYTRWLHLIIGTVFFGMYLFVDEHRLYIPFVLLGLLGLVPAVRLAEGLQARLLLSPHSYKDASSGIAAASSATWADRGRTALWLEIRLGLGLLCGLVTVQLLGVVVDLVSAASGPGPARVLTLQLPGGHWWYALLVPLPLAALAAFVVGVGELITAIARRLLGPSAAERLAALEERTEQLLERNRIAGELHDSIGHALTVAVVQAGAARAAGNAEFTDRALGAIEETGRAALEDLERVLLVLRESGQPVGSRPTLADADRLLESARASGAEVVAEVSGPLALVPGPVSREGYRIVQEALTNVLRHAGPVPTRVRIEVAAGRLELEVNNSLVEPATSGGRGSGLRGIRERAALLGGHATAGPHEGRWRVRVGLPLDGLR; the protein is encoded by the coding sequence ATGCTCCTCGGCCTCCTGCGTCCGCTGATCCGCCCGGTCACCTACACCCGCTGGCTTCATCTGATCATCGGCACCGTCTTCTTCGGCATGTACCTGTTCGTCGACGAACACCGGCTGTACATCCCCTTCGTGCTGCTGGGACTGCTGGGGCTCGTTCCGGCGGTACGGCTCGCCGAAGGGCTCCAGGCGCGGCTGCTGCTGTCGCCGCACAGCTACAAGGACGCGTCCTCGGGCATCGCCGCCGCGTCGTCCGCCACCTGGGCAGACCGGGGGCGTACGGCGCTGTGGCTGGAGATCCGGCTCGGGCTGGGACTGCTCTGCGGTCTGGTCACGGTCCAGTTGCTGGGGGTGGTGGTGGATCTGGTCTCGGCGGCGTCCGGACCCGGCCCGGCACGGGTCCTGACCCTCCAACTGCCGGGCGGCCACTGGTGGTATGCGCTGCTGGTACCCCTGCCGCTCGCCGCGCTCGCGGCCTTCGTGGTGGGCGTCGGGGAGCTGATCACGGCGATCGCCCGGCGGCTGCTCGGCCCCTCCGCGGCGGAACGGCTGGCCGCGCTGGAGGAGCGCACCGAGCAGTTGCTGGAGCGCAACCGGATCGCGGGCGAGCTGCACGACTCGATCGGGCACGCGCTGACGGTGGCGGTGGTGCAGGCGGGGGCGGCCAGGGCCGCGGGGAACGCGGAGTTCACGGACCGCGCGCTCGGTGCCATCGAGGAGACCGGGCGGGCGGCTCTGGAGGACCTGGAGCGGGTCCTGCTGGTGCTGCGCGAATCCGGGCAGCCGGTGGGCAGCCGCCCCACGCTGGCCGACGCGGACCGGCTGCTGGAGTCCGCGCGCGCGTCCGGCGCCGAGGTGGTGGCGGAGGTGAGCGGGCCGCTGGCACTCGTGCCCGGGCCGGTCTCCCGGGAGGGGTACCGCATCGTGCAGGAGGCGCTGACCAACGTCCTGCGGCACGCGGGCCCGGTGCCGACGCGGGTGCGGATCGAGGTCGCCGCCGGCCGGCTGGAGCTCGAGGTGAACAACTCCCTGGTGGAGCCCGCGACTTCAGGCGGCCGCGGCAGCGGGCTGCGCGGCATACGGGAGCGGGCCGCGCTGCTCGGCGGCCACGCCACGGCCGGTCCGCACGAGGGCCGGTGGAGGGTGCGGGTCGGCCTGCCGCTGGACGGCCTACGCTGA
- a CDS encoding ABC transporter ATP-binding protein translates to MTSIDVTNLTKRYGATRAVDGLTFAVHPGRVTGFLGPNGAGKSTTMRLILGLDRPTSGTATIGGRPYAAIDEPLRHVGALLDAGAAQGSRTARDHLRILAAAGRIGPRRIDEVLEQSGIASAAHRRIRTFSLGMRQRLGIAAALLGDPAVLMLDEPSNGLDPEGIIWIRELMRRQAAEGRAVLVSSHLMGETASFADHLVVLGRGRLLADTGMRDFIDAWTTPRVRLRTTDDERLRTVLTGKGFTPVAGEDGTWTVDGARVTDIGPLAAQEGIPILELAGEQATLEQAYLALTADRTEFAATRPAAQEVRP, encoded by the coding sequence ATGACCAGCATCGACGTCACCAACCTCACCAAGCGGTACGGGGCGACCCGGGCCGTGGACGGGCTCACGTTCGCCGTCCACCCCGGCCGGGTCACCGGCTTCCTCGGGCCGAACGGCGCCGGGAAGTCGACCACCATGCGGCTGATCCTCGGCCTGGACCGCCCCACGTCCGGCACCGCCACCATCGGCGGACGGCCCTACGCCGCGATCGACGAACCGCTGCGCCACGTCGGCGCGCTGCTCGACGCGGGGGCCGCGCAGGGCTCCCGTACCGCCCGCGACCATCTGCGCATCCTCGCCGCGGCGGGCCGGATCGGACCCCGGCGCATCGACGAGGTGCTGGAGCAGTCGGGGATCGCCTCCGCCGCACACCGCCGGATCAGGACCTTCTCGCTCGGTATGCGCCAGCGCCTCGGCATCGCCGCGGCCCTGCTCGGCGACCCGGCGGTCCTGATGCTGGACGAGCCGTCCAACGGCCTCGACCCCGAGGGCATCATCTGGATCCGCGAACTGATGCGCCGGCAGGCCGCGGAGGGCCGGGCCGTGCTCGTCTCCAGCCATCTCATGGGCGAGACGGCCTCGTTCGCCGACCACCTCGTGGTCCTCGGCCGGGGACGGCTGCTCGCCGACACCGGCATGCGGGACTTCATCGACGCCTGGACCACCCCACGGGTACGGCTGCGCACCACCGACGACGAGCGGCTGCGGACCGTGCTCACGGGCAAGGGCTTCACCCCCGTCGCCGGCGAGGACGGCACCTGGACGGTCGACGGCGCACGGGTGACGGACATCGGCCCACTCGCCGCGCAGGAAGGCATCCCGATCCTCGAACTCGCCGGAGAGCAGGCCACGTTGGAACAGGCCTATCTCGCCCTCACCGCGGACCGGACCGAGTTCGCCGCCACCCGCCCGGCCGCCCAGGAGGTACGACCGTGA
- a CDS encoding TerD family protein: MREMAKGSNVGLADLSDDTGSVIVSLRWSSATGDGDADVSVMLLNGDGKVRGDTDFFFYNHPAAPDGSVQLLGKAPTDGGSEDRISLDLTAVPPDVERIVVAASQYGGACFGELDDLRVTVADRGGETLLGFSIDDAGVESAFLFGELYRRGEEWKFRAIGQGYESGLAGLATDFGIDIVDDSADEETTEAVQAVVEQESAAQASPSAAAEPRVTLPAQDARGEQPGAGTTPRRTPGPRTAKKKVTLPKVAKKSLAENEAWRPARLFPAPTLKSDKERELRATSVLLSVMAEVPEFGRRLTAPFGAPAGRMQTFTEVTLPYGETPRRPDGVIRVERAGKLWTGLVETKTNGNPLRPEQVQDYMDIAARRGYEAVITLSNDVALEGCPPVVAKTDGRRKHKVALWHLSWAEVAHQAQMLIRHEGVGNAAHAWLLQELLSYLQHENSGCHGFQNMGPAWVPVRNGIDTETLCQGDRRAIEVVESWEQLIRQVCLRLGGELGQKVLPVQRARRGVDPQTRRAVLADGLCEDGRLTAELRIDSTPGVLTIVADLRTGKLRTSMEVRAPEGSYPLTSAKRLLRMLAEAPADLHVETLVEGGHGPRGTLERLRPEPADMLPKDGTRATGFRLSLFKGMGVTRGSAETGFIRSVDDVVDRFYAQVVAQLGPFERRPAARSQPAEPAVAGAGA; this comes from the coding sequence ATGCGCGAGATGGCCAAGGGCTCGAACGTGGGCCTGGCGGACCTGAGTGACGACACCGGATCGGTGATCGTGAGCCTGCGCTGGAGCAGCGCGACCGGAGACGGGGACGCCGACGTCTCGGTGATGCTGCTCAACGGCGACGGGAAGGTCCGCGGTGACACGGACTTCTTCTTCTACAACCACCCCGCCGCGCCCGACGGCAGTGTGCAGTTGCTGGGCAAGGCGCCCACCGACGGTGGCAGCGAGGACCGGATCAGTCTCGATCTGACGGCGGTGCCGCCGGACGTGGAGCGCATCGTGGTGGCGGCCAGCCAGTACGGCGGGGCCTGCTTCGGTGAGCTGGACGACCTGCGGGTGACCGTGGCCGACCGCGGCGGCGAGACGCTGCTCGGTTTCTCCATCGACGACGCCGGAGTGGAGAGCGCCTTCCTCTTCGGCGAGTTGTACCGGCGGGGCGAGGAGTGGAAGTTCCGGGCGATCGGCCAGGGGTACGAGTCCGGACTGGCCGGTCTCGCGACGGACTTCGGCATCGACATCGTCGACGACAGCGCCGACGAGGAGACCACCGAAGCCGTGCAGGCCGTGGTGGAGCAGGAGTCGGCGGCACAGGCATCACCCTCGGCGGCCGCCGAGCCGCGCGTGACGCTCCCCGCGCAGGACGCACGCGGGGAACAGCCCGGCGCGGGGACGACACCCAGGCGCACCCCTGGACCCCGGACCGCCAAGAAGAAGGTCACGCTGCCCAAGGTGGCGAAGAAGTCTCTCGCCGAGAACGAGGCGTGGAGGCCGGCACGGCTGTTCCCCGCACCGACGCTCAAGAGCGACAAGGAGCGTGAGTTGCGGGCGACATCCGTCCTGCTCTCGGTGATGGCCGAAGTTCCGGAGTTCGGGCGGCGGCTGACGGCGCCTTTCGGCGCGCCTGCCGGTCGCATGCAGACGTTCACCGAGGTCACGCTGCCCTACGGAGAGACGCCCAGGCGTCCCGACGGGGTGATCCGCGTGGAGCGGGCCGGGAAGCTGTGGACGGGTCTGGTCGAGACGAAGACGAACGGGAACCCGCTGCGGCCCGAGCAGGTCCAGGACTACATGGACATCGCCGCACGGCGGGGCTACGAGGCCGTGATCACGCTGTCCAACGACGTCGCCCTCGAAGGCTGTCCCCCGGTGGTGGCCAAGACGGACGGACGGCGCAAGCACAAGGTGGCCCTCTGGCATCTCTCGTGGGCCGAAGTGGCGCACCAGGCGCAGATGCTGATCCGCCACGAAGGCGTCGGCAACGCCGCACACGCGTGGCTTCTCCAGGAGCTGCTGTCGTACCTCCAGCACGAGAACTCCGGCTGCCACGGATTCCAGAACATGGGGCCCGCCTGGGTGCCCGTGCGCAACGGCATCGACACGGAGACCCTCTGCCAGGGCGACCGGCGCGCCATCGAGGTGGTGGAGAGCTGGGAGCAGCTCATCCGCCAGGTCTGCCTGCGCCTCGGGGGTGAGCTCGGCCAGAAGGTCCTGCCGGTGCAGCGCGCCAGGCGGGGTGTCGATCCGCAGACCCGCCGCGCCGTGCTCGCCGACGGGCTCTGCGAGGACGGCCGGCTGACAGCCGAACTGCGCATCGACAGCACACCCGGTGTTCTCACGATCGTGGCCGATCTGCGGACCGGCAAGCTGCGGACCTCCATGGAGGTCCGGGCGCCCGAGGGCAGCTATCCCCTCACCTCGGCGAAACGGCTGCTGCGCATGCTGGCCGAGGCACCGGCGGATCTGCATGTGGAGACCCTGGTGGAGGGGGGCCACGGGCCGCGCGGCACGTTGGAGCGCCTGCGCCCGGAGCCGGCCGACATGCTGCCGAAGGACGGCACACGGGCGACGGGCTTCCGGCTGTCGCTGTTCAAGGGCATGGGAGTCACCCGAGGCAGTGCGGAAACAGGATTCATCCGCAGCGTCGACGACGTGGTGGACCGGTTCTACGCCCAGGTGGTCGCCCAGCTGGGCCCCTTCGAGCGCCGTCCGGCGGCCCGGTCGCAGCCCGCGGAACCGGCGGTCGCGGGGGCCGGGGCGTAG
- a CDS encoding response regulator transcription factor, translating to MPISVLLVDDEPLVRAGLRAVLEAQPDIEVTGEAADGAAVIPLVRQLRPDVVAMDVRMPLLDGIEATRAVLRTVTDPPKILVITTFENDEYVYEALRAGAAGFLLKRARPTEIVHAVRLVAEGESLLFPAAVRSLAAEYGSGTARAAMERAALTEREAAVLRLMARGLTNAEIAAHLVVGTETVKTHVSAVLGKLGARDRTQAVIAAYESGFVTPA from the coding sequence GTGCCGATCTCCGTACTCCTCGTCGACGACGAACCCCTGGTCCGGGCCGGGCTGCGGGCCGTCCTGGAGGCGCAGCCGGACATCGAGGTGACCGGTGAGGCGGCCGACGGCGCGGCGGTGATACCGCTGGTGCGCCAACTGCGCCCCGATGTGGTGGCGATGGACGTCCGGATGCCCCTGCTCGACGGCATCGAGGCGACGCGCGCCGTGCTGCGGACGGTCACCGATCCGCCGAAGATCCTGGTCATCACGACCTTCGAGAACGACGAGTACGTCTACGAGGCCCTGCGTGCCGGCGCCGCGGGCTTTCTGCTCAAGCGGGCCCGCCCCACCGAGATCGTGCACGCGGTCCGGCTCGTCGCGGAGGGCGAGTCGCTGCTCTTCCCGGCCGCGGTGCGTTCGCTGGCCGCGGAGTACGGCAGCGGCACCGCCCGTGCGGCGATGGAGCGCGCCGCGCTGACCGAGCGGGAGGCGGCGGTGCTGCGGCTGATGGCGCGCGGTCTGACGAACGCGGAGATCGCCGCGCACCTGGTCGTCGGCACGGAGACGGTCAAGACCCATGTCAGCGCCGTACTGGGGAAGCTGGGCGCCCGCGACCGTACCCAGGCGGTCATCGCCGCGTACGAGTCGGGGTTCGTCACACCCGCCTGA
- a CDS encoding thiamine pyrophosphate-binding protein, giving the protein MTHDHDIVLRPTPQQTQAALNPPAGRNGGDLVVETLQGLGATTVFGLPGQHALGMFDALRRSSLSYVGLRVENNAGFAADAYGRITGEVAPLLLSTGPGALMSLAALQEAAAASAPVLAVGSQVPSAGLGGGRHGYLHELRDQQASFRDVVKSVHTARTQSQIPSTIAAAWESALTAPHGPVWVEIPQDVLLAQTELPVVTAMDATPDEVVPRPELTAVAAHLLANARRPAIIAGGGAVRSDACGKLLALAERIDAPVVTTFGGKGAFPWEHPLSLQSWLEDRHTTDFLEDADVLLVVGSGLGELSSNYHTFAPRGRVIQIEADAGKLGSNHDCLGIHADARLALSALLETVEPRQDETAPERVRTVLAAVRERIDAQELTLEQRLLASVREALPDTSPSFWDMTILAYWAWSAFDARHPNTMHSAQGAGGLGYGFPAALGAAAADPTRPVLAVSGDGGAMYSIAELATARQYGLPVTWLIVDDGGYGILREYMTDAFGEATATELARPDFVALAESFGVPAVRTTPESLTEDLAKSFAEPGPSVVVLPAVLRMFAPTHL; this is encoded by the coding sequence GTGACGCACGACCACGACATCGTCCTGCGGCCCACACCGCAGCAGACGCAGGCCGCGCTCAACCCGCCGGCCGGGCGCAACGGCGGTGACCTCGTCGTCGAGACGCTCCAGGGCCTCGGCGCCACCACCGTCTTCGGGCTGCCCGGCCAGCACGCGCTCGGCATGTTCGACGCCCTGCGCCGCTCGTCGCTCTCCTACGTCGGGCTGCGTGTGGAGAACAACGCCGGCTTCGCCGCCGACGCCTACGGCCGGATCACCGGAGAGGTGGCCCCGCTGCTGCTGTCCACCGGACCCGGTGCGCTGATGTCGCTGGCCGCGCTGCAGGAGGCGGCCGCCGCCTCCGCGCCGGTGCTCGCCGTCGGCAGCCAGGTGCCGAGCGCCGGACTCGGCGGCGGACGCCACGGCTATCTGCACGAACTGCGCGACCAGCAGGCCTCGTTCCGGGACGTGGTGAAGTCCGTCCACACGGCCCGCACCCAGTCCCAGATCCCCTCGACGATCGCCGCCGCATGGGAGTCGGCGCTCACCGCGCCGCACGGCCCGGTCTGGGTCGAGATCCCGCAGGACGTCCTGCTCGCGCAGACGGAACTGCCGGTCGTCACCGCGATGGACGCGACGCCCGACGAGGTCGTGCCCCGGCCCGAACTGACCGCCGTGGCGGCCCATCTGCTGGCGAACGCCCGGCGCCCGGCGATCATCGCGGGCGGCGGGGCCGTGCGCTCCGACGCCTGCGGCAAGCTGCTCGCGCTCGCCGAGCGGATCGACGCCCCGGTCGTCACGACCTTCGGCGGCAAGGGCGCCTTCCCCTGGGAGCACCCGCTCTCGCTCCAGTCCTGGCTGGAGGACCGGCACACCACCGACTTCCTGGAGGACGCCGACGTCCTGCTGGTCGTCGGCTCCGGACTCGGCGAACTGTCCTCGAACTACCACACGTTCGCCCCGCGCGGCCGGGTGATCCAGATCGAGGCGGACGCCGGCAAGCTCGGCTCCAACCACGACTGCCTCGGCATCCACGCGGATGCGCGGCTCGCCCTGTCCGCCCTGCTGGAGACGGTGGAGCCCCGTCAGGACGAGACCGCGCCCGAGCGGGTGCGCACCGTCCTGGCCGCCGTACGCGAACGCATCGACGCCCAGGAACTCACCCTGGAACAGCGGCTGCTGGCCTCCGTCAGGGAAGCCCTGCCGGACACCTCGCCCAGCTTCTGGGACATGACGATCCTCGCGTACTGGGCCTGGTCGGCGTTCGACGCCCGCCACCCGAACACGATGCACTCGGCTCAGGGCGCCGGCGGCCTCGGCTACGGCTTCCCCGCCGCCCTCGGCGCGGCGGCCGCCGACCCGACCCGGCCGGTCCTCGCGGTCTCCGGCGACGGCGGGGCGATGTACTCGATCGCCGAACTGGCCACCGCCCGGCAGTACGGACTCCCCGTCACCTGGCTGATCGTGGACGACGGCGGTTACGGCATCCTGCGCGAGTACATGACCGACGCCTTCGGCGAGGCGACCGCCACCGAGCTCGCCCGACCGGACTTCGTGGCGCTCGCCGAGTCCTTCGGCGTGCCGGCCGTCCGTACGACGCCCGAGTCGCTGACGGAGGACCTCGCCAAGTCCTTCGCGGAGCCCGGCCCGTCGGTGGTCGTCCTCCCGGCGGTCCTGAGGATGTTCGCGCCGACCCACCTCTGA
- a CDS encoding ABC transporter permease — MNPKPVLHAEWLKIRSLRSLCATLAAVFVATVAFSVLACATLDPQESARPDFDPLRTSFFGLEFGQIAAISFGALAVAGEYRSGAIRVSLTAVPRRGLFWASKLAVVGALSLGVGLLTSLTCFLAGQSSLGDRGLALTDPGAVRAVIGCGIFLCLITLFSAGLAAVLRSAPAVMGVLIPFLLMLSFVVGDISEVGGAVEFLPDRAGRQILLQDATGTLGPWSGLGVLALWVGAALWAGGRSLARRDA; from the coding sequence GTGAACCCGAAGCCCGTCCTGCACGCCGAGTGGCTGAAGATCCGCTCGCTGCGGTCCCTGTGCGCCACGCTCGCCGCCGTCTTCGTGGCCACCGTCGCCTTCTCGGTCCTGGCGTGCGCCACCCTCGACCCGCAGGAGTCCGCGCGGCCGGACTTCGACCCGCTGCGCACGTCCTTCTTCGGCCTCGAATTCGGACAGATCGCGGCCATCTCCTTCGGAGCCCTGGCCGTGGCGGGGGAGTACCGCAGCGGCGCGATCCGCGTGTCCCTGACGGCCGTGCCACGCAGAGGTCTGTTCTGGGCGTCGAAACTCGCCGTCGTCGGAGCGCTGTCCCTCGGGGTCGGCCTCCTCACCAGCCTGACCTGCTTCCTCGCCGGGCAGTCCTCCCTCGGCGACCGCGGCCTCGCTCTCACCGACCCCGGCGCTGTGCGCGCCGTGATCGGCTGTGGGATCTTCCTGTGCCTCATCACCCTGTTCTCGGCGGGCCTCGCTGCCGTCCTCCGCAGCGCGCCAGCGGTGATGGGCGTCCTCATCCCCTTCCTGCTGATGCTGTCCTTCGTCGTCGGCGACATTTCTGAGGTCGGGGGCGCGGTGGAGTTCCTTCCCGACCGCGCGGGCCGGCAGATCCTGCTCCAGGACGCGACGGGCACGCTGGGCCCGTGGAGCGGTCTCGGCGTGCTGGCGCTGTGGGTGGGCGCGGCGCTGTGGGCGGGTGGCCGGTCCCTTGCGCGGCGGGACGCCTGA